The Oncorhynchus tshawytscha isolate Ot180627B linkage group LG12, Otsh_v2.0, whole genome shotgun sequence genome includes a window with the following:
- the fbxo21 gene encoding F-box only protein 21 isoform X2, with translation MATSGAGDGCSSMNGFVSEIEQKQFTDLPAELLEYILCFPVLKHVDICNVSCSCKRLHDVCHGRGKVWGHQYKLRWPRLQKHYRQNECCDWQKEYRTRHTVGLQIRRTVVSISQRFFTEVPCVGQVLGDSFAEIESLGAPEHFCEDELLSILNSDRRKSLTLKYYAKKILYFLRQKNILRSLKMFLEQPAEQQSALEGALLVDQYCNPLADVSLDGISSQLEEITDKVKKMLRIKNPSHPSLRVTQGDCFAVDDFDLQRQVVVTLNAVLYEQLQYKGNECDYYNPLNSYIHQVLLRRTGIPISLSVLYMTLARKLGVQLEPVNFPNHFLLRWCQQQRGSGDIYDFVYIDAFGKGKQLTAKECEYLIGHQVTADYYNAISTTEVLLRMVGNLLNIGKRGEGNEKSYQLLRDSLDLYLTINPDNVQYLLLQARLYFHLGIWPEKVLDILQHIQALDPSQHGAVGYLVQHTLEHIQHKKHPVEPEVKRRSAPEHLELQYSVGLIMKHKRSGYNCAIYGWDPKCTMSQEWITTMRVHQLSSGANQPFYNVLVQDGTCRYAAQENLEPHSAPLEIAHPEVGRYFSEFHDSHYVANEELQTRYPEDMAETLGTVRDLYHRLMPSPVQQESPNGPEGPSQENQDSQENQDTMPT, from the exons ATGGCGACGTCTGGAGCAGGAGATGGGTGCTCCAGCATGAACGGGTTCGTTTCCGAGATAGAACAGAAACAATTTACAGACCTGCCAGCCGAATTACTTGAGTACATCTTATGCTTTCCTGTCCTCAAACATGTCGACATTTGCAACGTGTCCTGTAGCTGCAAGCGGCTACACGACGTTTGCCACGGCAGGGGGAAGGTCTGGGGACACCAGTACAAACTCAG ATGGCCAAGATTGCAGAAGCATTACCGCCAGAACGAGTGCTGTGATTGGCAGAAAGAATACAGAACGCGGCACACTGTTGGCCTACAAATACGACGAACAGTTGTATCCATCTCCCAGAGATTCTTCACGGAAGTT CCTTGCGTTGGCCAGGTGCTGGGGGACAGCTTTGCTGAGATCGAGTCCCTCGGCGCCCCAGAGCACTTCTGTGAAGACGAGCTGCTCTCCATACTCAACTCCGACAGGAG GAAAAGCCTGACACTGAAGTACTATGCAAAGAAAATCCTTTATTTCCTGCGCCAGAAGAACATCCTGAGGAGTTTAAAGATGTTTCTGGAGCAGCCTGCAGAGCAGCAGTCAGCCCTAGAGG GAGCTCTGCTGGTAGACCAGTATTGTAACCCCCTGGCAGATGTGTCATTGGACGGTATATCCTCCCAGCTGGAGGAGATCACTGACAAGGTCAAGAAGATGCTGCGGATAAAGAACCCCTCTCATCCAAGCCTGAGGGTCACACAAG GCGATTGTTTTGCTGTAGATGACTTTGATCTCCAGAGACAGGTGGTCGTTACCCTCAATGCTGTTTTATACGAGCAGCTTCAGTACAAGGGCAACGAGTGTGACTACTACAACCCTCTCAACTCCTATATACACCAG GTGTTGCTCCGCCGGACAGGCATTCCCATCAGCCTCTCTGTCCTTTACATGACGCTGGCCAGGAAACTGGGGGTTCAACTGGAGCCTGTCAACTTCCCCAATCACTTCTTGCTTCGCTGGTGCCAGCAACAAAGAGG GAGTGGGGACATCTATGATTTTGTGTACATTGACGCCTTCGGTAAAGGCAAGCAGCTGACGGCTAAGGAGTGCGAGTACCTCATTGGTCATCAGGTGACTGCAGACTACTACAATGCCATCAGTACAACAGAAGTGCTGTTAAGGATGGTGGGAAATCTGCTGAACATCGGCAAACGAGG GGAGGGCAATGAAAAATCATACCAGCTGCTGAGAGACTCTCTGGATCTCTACCTCACCATCAACCCAGACAACGTTCAGTACCTTCTACTACAGGCCAGACTCTACTTCCACCTGGGCATCTGGCCTGAGAAG GTCCTCGACATCCTGCAGCACATCCAGGCATTGGACCCATCCCAACACGGGGCAGTGGGTTATCTGGTACAACACACCCTGGAACACATCCAGCACAAGAAGCACCCTGTAGAGCCAGAGGTGAAGAGACGCAGCGCCCCCGAACACCTAGAGCTGCAGTACAGTGTAGGCCTCATCATGAAACACAAGAG GTCTGGCTATAACTGTGCAATCTATGGCTGGGACCCCAAGTGCACCATGAGCCAGGAGTGGATTACCACCATGAGGGTCCACCAGCTGTCCAGCGGGGCTAACCAGCCCTTCTACAACGTCTTAGTGCAGGACGGCACCTGCCGATACGCTGCCCAGG AAAATCTAGAGCCCCATTCTGCCCCTCTGGAGATCGCTCACCCGGAGGTGGGACGCTACTTCTCAGAGTTCCATGACAGCCACTATGTTGCCAACGAGGAGCTGCAGACACGCTACCCAGAGGACATGGCAGAGACCCTGGGCACCGTACGGGACCTCTACCACAGACTGATGCCCAGCCCAGTGCAACAGGAGAGCCCCAACGGCCCAGAGGGACCTTCCCAGGAGAACCAGGACAGCCAGGAGAACCAGGACACCATGCCCACATAG
- the fbxo21 gene encoding F-box only protein 21 isoform X1, with the protein MATSGAGDGCSSMNGFVSEIEQKQFTDLPAELLEYILCFPVLKHVDICNVSCSCKRLHDVCHGRGKVWGHQYKLRWPRLQKHYRQNECCDWQKEYRTRHTVGLQIRRTVVSISQRFFTEVPCVGQVLGDSFAEIESLGAPEHFCEDELLSILNSDRRKSLTLKYYAKKILYFLRQKNILRSLKMFLEQPAEQQSALEGALLVDQYCNPLADVSLDGISSQLEEITDKVKKMLRIKNPSHPSLRVTQGDCFAVDDFDLQRQVVVTLNAVLYEQLQYKGNECDYYNPLNSYIHQVLLRRTGIPISLSVLYMTLARKLGVQLEPVNFPNHFLLRWCQQQRGSGDIYDFVYIDAFGKGKQLTAKECEYLIGHQVTADYYNAISTTEVLLRMVGNLLNIGKRGISSLREGNEKSYQLLRDSLDLYLTINPDNVQYLLLQARLYFHLGIWPEKVLDILQHIQALDPSQHGAVGYLVQHTLEHIQHKKHPVEPEVKRRSAPEHLELQYSVGLIMKHKRSGYNCAIYGWDPKCTMSQEWITTMRVHQLSSGANQPFYNVLVQDGTCRYAAQENLEPHSAPLEIAHPEVGRYFSEFHDSHYVANEELQTRYPEDMAETLGTVRDLYHRLMPSPVQQESPNGPEGPSQENQDSQENQDTMPT; encoded by the exons ATGGCGACGTCTGGAGCAGGAGATGGGTGCTCCAGCATGAACGGGTTCGTTTCCGAGATAGAACAGAAACAATTTACAGACCTGCCAGCCGAATTACTTGAGTACATCTTATGCTTTCCTGTCCTCAAACATGTCGACATTTGCAACGTGTCCTGTAGCTGCAAGCGGCTACACGACGTTTGCCACGGCAGGGGGAAGGTCTGGGGACACCAGTACAAACTCAG ATGGCCAAGATTGCAGAAGCATTACCGCCAGAACGAGTGCTGTGATTGGCAGAAAGAATACAGAACGCGGCACACTGTTGGCCTACAAATACGACGAACAGTTGTATCCATCTCCCAGAGATTCTTCACGGAAGTT CCTTGCGTTGGCCAGGTGCTGGGGGACAGCTTTGCTGAGATCGAGTCCCTCGGCGCCCCAGAGCACTTCTGTGAAGACGAGCTGCTCTCCATACTCAACTCCGACAGGAG GAAAAGCCTGACACTGAAGTACTATGCAAAGAAAATCCTTTATTTCCTGCGCCAGAAGAACATCCTGAGGAGTTTAAAGATGTTTCTGGAGCAGCCTGCAGAGCAGCAGTCAGCCCTAGAGG GAGCTCTGCTGGTAGACCAGTATTGTAACCCCCTGGCAGATGTGTCATTGGACGGTATATCCTCCCAGCTGGAGGAGATCACTGACAAGGTCAAGAAGATGCTGCGGATAAAGAACCCCTCTCATCCAAGCCTGAGGGTCACACAAG GCGATTGTTTTGCTGTAGATGACTTTGATCTCCAGAGACAGGTGGTCGTTACCCTCAATGCTGTTTTATACGAGCAGCTTCAGTACAAGGGCAACGAGTGTGACTACTACAACCCTCTCAACTCCTATATACACCAG GTGTTGCTCCGCCGGACAGGCATTCCCATCAGCCTCTCTGTCCTTTACATGACGCTGGCCAGGAAACTGGGGGTTCAACTGGAGCCTGTCAACTTCCCCAATCACTTCTTGCTTCGCTGGTGCCAGCAACAAAGAGG GAGTGGGGACATCTATGATTTTGTGTACATTGACGCCTTCGGTAAAGGCAAGCAGCTGACGGCTAAGGAGTGCGAGTACCTCATTGGTCATCAGGTGACTGCAGACTACTACAATGCCATCAGTACAACAGAAGTGCTGTTAAGGATGGTGGGAAATCTGCTGAACATCGGCAAACGAGG GATCTCATCCTTGAG GGAGGGCAATGAAAAATCATACCAGCTGCTGAGAGACTCTCTGGATCTCTACCTCACCATCAACCCAGACAACGTTCAGTACCTTCTACTACAGGCCAGACTCTACTTCCACCTGGGCATCTGGCCTGAGAAG GTCCTCGACATCCTGCAGCACATCCAGGCATTGGACCCATCCCAACACGGGGCAGTGGGTTATCTGGTACAACACACCCTGGAACACATCCAGCACAAGAAGCACCCTGTAGAGCCAGAGGTGAAGAGACGCAGCGCCCCCGAACACCTAGAGCTGCAGTACAGTGTAGGCCTCATCATGAAACACAAGAG GTCTGGCTATAACTGTGCAATCTATGGCTGGGACCCCAAGTGCACCATGAGCCAGGAGTGGATTACCACCATGAGGGTCCACCAGCTGTCCAGCGGGGCTAACCAGCCCTTCTACAACGTCTTAGTGCAGGACGGCACCTGCCGATACGCTGCCCAGG AAAATCTAGAGCCCCATTCTGCCCCTCTGGAGATCGCTCACCCGGAGGTGGGACGCTACTTCTCAGAGTTCCATGACAGCCACTATGTTGCCAACGAGGAGCTGCAGACACGCTACCCAGAGGACATGGCAGAGACCCTGGGCACCGTACGGGACCTCTACCACAGACTGATGCCCAGCCCAGTGCAACAGGAGAGCCCCAACGGCCCAGAGGGACCTTCCCAGGAGAACCAGGACAGCCAGGAGAACCAGGACACCATGCCCACATAG